The Thermasporomyces composti region CGAGCAGCCGCCGAGCGTCTGGATACGGCGACCGCGTCGAGAACTCCGCGCCCGGCAGCAGGGTGGCCACCGTCTCGGAACCGGCCAGCGCCGCGACGTCCTCGTCACGGAGGTAGGTGCAGTGGTCCACCGAGGCCGCGCCGACCTCGACCGCGAGCTGGACGCCGGGACCGGGCCCGAGCTGGTTGCCGTGCAGCCGGGGTCGGAGGCCACGAGCCATCCCGGCGGCGAGGATCGCCCTGGACTCGTCGAGGTCGAAGGCGCCGCGGTCGCAGAACACGTCCACCCATCGGGCGTGCTTCGCGCAGACGTCCAGCATCTCGCGGCAGACCAAAGACACGTACTCGTCTCGACGGTCGGCGTACTCCGGCGGCACCACGTGGCCGCCGAGGTACGTCGTCTCCTCGGTGAGCGCCTCGGCGATGGCGAGACAACGGGCCTCGTCACGCGGCGTCAGACCGTAGCCGCTCTTGATCTCCACGGTGGTCGTCCCAGCCCGCCGCATCTCCCCGAGCAGGCGAAGCGCGGTCGCCTGCAGCTCCTCGTCGCTCGCGGCCCGCGTCGCTTGGATGGTGGTGGCGATCCCGCCCGTGGTGTACGGCGCCCGCCCGGCACCGGTCACCCGCC contains the following coding sequences:
- the hutI gene encoding imidazolonepropionase; this encodes MAVLVDRIGLLVTNDPAHGGPLGELADAALVVEGAHIAWVGPARRAPAADVRVDAANQAVIPGFVDSHTHLVFAGDRAAEFEARMSVEARVSGRVTGAGRAPYTTGGIATTIQATRAASDEELQATALRLLGEMRRAGTTTVEIKSGYGLTPRDEARCLAIAEALTEETTYLGGHVVPPEYADRRDEYVSLVCREMLDVCAKHARWVDVFCDRGAFDLDESRAILAAGMARGLRPRLHGNQLGPGPGVQLAVEVGAASVDHCTYLRDEDVAALAGSETVATLLPGAEFSTRSPYPDARRLLDAGVTVALATDCNPGTSFTSSMPFCVALAVREMGMTPGEALWAATAGGARALRRDDIGVLRPGARADFVILAAPSYVHLAYRPGVPLAAAVWKDGRPS